Genomic DNA from Sphingobium sp. V4:
CCTGGCAGCTCGCCTCCATCACCCCCAGCGTCCAGTCCGGGCGCAGTCCCGGCACCAGCGCACACGGATCGACCGGGCGGAGATCGACCTTCCCCGCGAACTGCGCGATCAGCGCGTCGCGCAGCGGCGCGTCCTCCGCGCGCCCAACATGCAGCGTCCGGCGCGGCGACAGGAAGCTGCCCTCATGGAAATCGGGGTCCGGCGCAGCCAGCAGCGGCCCCGACGCGGTCGTCAGCGGCTGTACCACCGGGCCGCCATAGCTTTCCTCCCAGAAGGCGACCGACCGCCCGGTGGCATGATAGCCCGCGCGCTCCTCCATCTCCAGGATCAGCACCCGCGCATCGGCGGCGAGCAGCGCGCCCAGACTCGCGCCGGCCATGCCGCCGCCCACGATCACGATGTCGAAATGGGTCAATTCGCAATCTCGTCCCGCGCAGTCTCGTCCAGAAAGGCCTCGATCCGGTCCAGAGCGTCGCACCGAACCGGGTCCAGCTCGCGCAATATCTCGTGCGCGGCCTCCCGCCCATAGATATGCAGTCGCGCGTCGGGAAGCCGCGCCGCCACCTGCCGGATCGCAGCGGTCGACACCAGCCGATCGGCCTCGCTCGCCAGGATCAGCAACGGACAGGCGACCTGCGCGACCCCCGGCCCCTCGGCCAGCGCCCGAGTCGAATCGAGCGCCTGCGCCACCCAGTTCCAGCTCGGCGGCCCCAACGCGATGTCCCGACTATGGTCACGCCACCATAGTTCGTCGGCATAGCGGGCGGGATCATGGGTCAGTCTTTTCTGGCGCATCCGCCGTTGCCGCTCGCTATCCTCCTTCTGCGTCCAGGCGCGCCGGTCGCCCCGTCCCATGGCTACCATCAGCCGCGCGACCGCCACCGCCAGCCAACGCGGCATCGGCGCGCTGTGCAGCCCCAGCATCGGCGCGACCAGCACCGCGGCGTCGGGCGGCGGCATCCCCTCCGCCAACGCGCGCAGCAGCATATGGCCGCCCATCGAATGGCCCAGCATCACCGCCGGCCCCTGCCCTTCGGCGCGCCAATCGTCCGCCAACGCCCGAAAATCACTGATATAATCGGCAAAATCCCCGACATGGCCGCACATCGGATCATCGGTCAGCCGTCCCGATCCGCCCTGCCCGCGCCAGTCGAAGCTGGTCACGGCCCAGCCGCGCCGCGCCATATGATCGATCACCTCCAGATATTTCTCGATCATGTCGCCACGGCCGTTCAGCAACAGCATCCGTCCGCGCGTACCCGAGCCCAGCCGGTAGCGGCGGATCGCCCAGCCATCGGACGCCTGCCAGTAATCCAGCCGCCCGCCCATCGGCCAGGCGCGCCGATCGAAAGCGGCGGCGGGAGGGTAAGCGGAGCGGAAATCGGGCGAATCCATGCCGTCCATGGTTACGGTTTGGTAAGCCATGCGGTCTAGGGAATAGTGCCCATGTTGGGGGAATATTTCCGGCTGGCGCTGATGATCGCCCTGGGCGCGCTGCTGATCGCGGCGGCGATCACCGATCTGCGTTCGCGCATCATCTCCAACCGCCTGAACCTGGCCGTGGCGCTGCTGGCGCCACTCTGGTGGCTCGCGAGCGGGCTGGACCCGTGGCCCGGCATGGCCCTGCAACTGCTGGCCGGCGCCCTCGTCTTCATGGTCTTCGCCGCGCTCTTCGCGATCGGCATGATGGGCGGCGGCGACGTCAAACTGCTGGGCGCGCTGGCGCTCTGGTTCCCGTGGCAGGCGATGCTCAGTCTTATCGTGCTGATGGCACTGCTGGGCGGCCTGGTCACGTTGGTCACGCTGCTGCACCATCGCTGGGCGAAAAGGCCCGGCCAACCCGAAATACCCTATGGAGTCGCCATCTCGATCGCAGCCCTGTGGCTGATTGGCGAACGATATCTTAACCATTTTGCTTGATGAGTGGAGCACTGGGGGCAGTGCTGCCGCTTGAGGGAGGCGAGTTTCGTCATGGATGCTAAGAAGATCGTGCTGCTGGTAGGCGCGCTGATCATAGCCGTTACTACAGCCCTGCTTGCGCGCAGCATGTTGAGTTCATCCAGCGCGCCACAGGTCAATGCCGCCGCCATGCCGGCGGAAGCGGACCTGCCGCATGTGCTGGTCGCGACCAAGGCGCTGCCGGTCGGCACCATCCT
This window encodes:
- a CDS encoding prepilin peptidase; this encodes MLGEYFRLALMIALGALLIAAAITDLRSRIISNRLNLAVALLAPLWWLASGLDPWPGMALQLLAGALVFMVFAALFAIGMMGGGDVKLLGALALWFPWQAMLSLIVLMALLGGLVTLVTLLHHRWAKRPGQPEIPYGVAISIAALWLIGERYLNHFA
- a CDS encoding alpha/beta hydrolase — its product is MDSPDFRSAYPPAAAFDRRAWPMGGRLDYWQASDGWAIRRYRLGSGTRGRMLLLNGRGDMIEKYLEVIDHMARRGWAVTSFDWRGQGGSGRLTDDPMCGHVGDFADYISDFRALADDWRAEGQGPAVMLGHSMGGHMLLRALAEGMPPPDAAVLVAPMLGLHSAPMPRWLAVAVARLMVAMGRGDRRAWTQKEDSERQRRMRQKRLTHDPARYADELWWRDHSRDIALGPPSWNWVAQALDSTRALAEGPGVAQVACPLLILASEADRLVSTAAIRQVAARLPDARLHIYGREAAHEILRELDPVRCDALDRIEAFLDETARDEIAN